A window of the Eleutherodactylus coqui strain aEleCoq1 chromosome 8, aEleCoq1.hap1, whole genome shotgun sequence genome harbors these coding sequences:
- the TBC1D24 gene encoding TBC1 domain family member 24 isoform X1 codes for MDDTEYGCFVDWDKMETGGQEQSPKVLNCTDFQELKQLSRQGYWAKSHSLRAKVYQKLIQEIPCRTVTPDASVYRDIVGKIVSKRNASTLPLPEFVDDRQVPNYCLNSEGIGAVRKILLCISNQFPDISFCPVLPSVVAILLHYSQDEAECFERVSRILGCNDPNRRLVDQTFLAFESSCMTFGDLAGKYCQGPHKLMVAVSEDVLEVYSDWQRWLFADLPLTYIARVFDVFLVEGYKVLFRVALALLKFFHKIRGGQPMESNNVKGDIQAFVRDISKSVSPEKLLEKAFAIRLFSRKEIQLLQMANEKALQQKGITVKQKRAKSPVRQNVHLAVHAENFKSEIVSVKEMRDIWSWIPERFALCQPLLLYTNQEHGNSLNRFFLHCEGHEPTLLLIKTSSKEVCGAYLSTDWSARKKSKNQLSFFGTGECFVFRLQPEVERYEWVIIKHPELARVSPAAEDNDSNSTRETAESSDPSNRLSPFLATRHFNLPSKTASMFMAGSIECIIIGGGDGQALYLDADLNYGRTSHCNTFNNQPLCSETFQIATIEVWGFQDNLNEGRSSALP; via the exons ATGGACGACACTGAATATGGCTGTTTTGTGGACTGGGATAAGATGGAGACTGGAGGACAGGAACAGAGCCCCAAAGTATTAAACTGTACAGATTTCCAAGAATTAAAACAACTATCACGTCAGGGATATTGGGCAAAAAGCCATTCATTACGGGCAAAGGTATATCAGAAACTGATTCAGGAGATCCCATGCCGCACGGTAACACCCGATGCTAGCGTATATCGTGACATTGTAGGTAAAATAGTGAGCAAACGGAATGCAAGTACCCTACCTCTGCCGGAGTTTGTTGATGATCGACAGGTTCCAAACTACTGTCTCAACTCTGAAGGCATCGGAGCTGTTAGGAAAATACTCTTGTGCATCTCAAACCAGTTCCCAGACATCTCCTTCTGCCCCGTCCTTCCGTCTGTTGTGGCCATTCTCCTCCATTATAGCCAGGATGAGGCTGAATGCTTTGAAAGAGTATCTAGAATACTGGGTTGTAATGATCCAAACAGAAGACTTGTTGATCAGACTTTCTTGGCTTTTGAGTCCTCTTGCATGACATTCGGAGATCTTGCAGGCAAGTACTGCCAGGGACCTCACAAGCTCATGGTAGCCGTGTCTGAAGATGTCTTAGAAGTTTATTCTGACTGGCAGAGGTGGCTTTTTGCAGACCTACCATTAACCTATATTGCCCGTGTGTTTGATGTGTTTCTGGTGGAGGGCTATAAAGTGCTTTTCCGGGTAGCCCTAGCTCTTCTAAAGTTCTTTCACAAGATAAGAGGTGGCCAGCCAATGGAGTCGAATAATGTGAAAGGAGACATCCAAGCGTTTGTGAGGGACATCAGCAAGTCTGTCTCTCCTGAAAAGCTCTTAGAGAAGGCTTTTGCTATCCGGCTCTTTTCCCGTAAGGAGATTCAGCTGCTTCAGATGGCGAATGAAAAGGCTCTGCAGCAGAAAGGGATCACCGTAAAACAGAAAAG AGCAAAGTCTCCTGTCCG ACAGAATGTTCACCTGGCTGTCCATGCAGAAAACTTCAAGTCTGAGATTGTGAGCGTGAAAGAAATGAGAGACATATGGTCCTGGATCCCAGAGAGATTTGCCCTCTGCCAACCGCTActactttataccaatcaagaacaTGGCAACAGCCTGAACAG GTTTTTTTTGCACTGTGAAGGACACGAGCCCACCCTACTTCTCATCAAAACCAGCAGCAAAGAG GTGTGTGGTGCATACTTGTCCACTGACTGGAGCGCACGGAAGAAGAGTAAGAACCAGCTGAGCTTCTTTGGGACTGGAGAATGTTTTGTATTTCGG CTGCAGCCAGAGGTGGAGCGCTATGAGTGGGTGATAATAAAACATCCGGAGCTTGCTAGAGTTtctccagcagctgaagacaatGATTCCAACTCTACCCGGGAGACTGCTGAAAGTTCTGACCCCTCCAaccgtctttcaccttttttggCTACTCGTCATTTCAACCTCCCATCCAAAACGGCCTCCATGTTTATGGCAGGGAGCATCGAGTGCATAATCATTG GTGGCGGTGATGGACAAGCTTTGTATCTGGATGCTGATTTGAATTATGGACGAACCAGTCACTGCAATACCTTCAACAATCAGCCTCTGTGCTCGGAAACCTTCCAGATTGCCACGATTGAGGTGTGGGGCTTCCAGGACAATCTAAATGAAGGCCGCTCCTCTGCGTTGCCATGA
- the TBC1D24 gene encoding TBC1 domain family member 24 isoform X2, giving the protein MDDTEYGCFVDWDKMETGGQEQSPKVLNCTDFQELKQLSRQGYWAKSHSLRAKVYQKLIQEIPCRTVTPDASVYRDIVGKIVSKRNASTLPLPEFVDDRQVPNYCLNSEGIGAVRKILLCISNQFPDISFCPVLPSVVAILLHYSQDEAECFERVSRILGCNDPNRRLVDQTFLAFESSCMTFGDLAGKYCQGPHKLMVAVSEDVLEVYSDWQRWLFADLPLTYIARVFDVFLVEGYKVLFRVALALLKFFHKIRGGQPMESNNVKGDIQAFVRDISKSVSPEKLLEKAFAIRLFSRKEIQLLQMANEKALQQKGITVKQKRQNVHLAVHAENFKSEIVSVKEMRDIWSWIPERFALCQPLLLYTNQEHGNSLNRFFLHCEGHEPTLLLIKTSSKEVCGAYLSTDWSARKKSKNQLSFFGTGECFVFRLQPEVERYEWVIIKHPELARVSPAAEDNDSNSTRETAESSDPSNRLSPFLATRHFNLPSKTASMFMAGSIECIIIGGGDGQALYLDADLNYGRTSHCNTFNNQPLCSETFQIATIEVWGFQDNLNEGRSSALP; this is encoded by the exons ATGGACGACACTGAATATGGCTGTTTTGTGGACTGGGATAAGATGGAGACTGGAGGACAGGAACAGAGCCCCAAAGTATTAAACTGTACAGATTTCCAAGAATTAAAACAACTATCACGTCAGGGATATTGGGCAAAAAGCCATTCATTACGGGCAAAGGTATATCAGAAACTGATTCAGGAGATCCCATGCCGCACGGTAACACCCGATGCTAGCGTATATCGTGACATTGTAGGTAAAATAGTGAGCAAACGGAATGCAAGTACCCTACCTCTGCCGGAGTTTGTTGATGATCGACAGGTTCCAAACTACTGTCTCAACTCTGAAGGCATCGGAGCTGTTAGGAAAATACTCTTGTGCATCTCAAACCAGTTCCCAGACATCTCCTTCTGCCCCGTCCTTCCGTCTGTTGTGGCCATTCTCCTCCATTATAGCCAGGATGAGGCTGAATGCTTTGAAAGAGTATCTAGAATACTGGGTTGTAATGATCCAAACAGAAGACTTGTTGATCAGACTTTCTTGGCTTTTGAGTCCTCTTGCATGACATTCGGAGATCTTGCAGGCAAGTACTGCCAGGGACCTCACAAGCTCATGGTAGCCGTGTCTGAAGATGTCTTAGAAGTTTATTCTGACTGGCAGAGGTGGCTTTTTGCAGACCTACCATTAACCTATATTGCCCGTGTGTTTGATGTGTTTCTGGTGGAGGGCTATAAAGTGCTTTTCCGGGTAGCCCTAGCTCTTCTAAAGTTCTTTCACAAGATAAGAGGTGGCCAGCCAATGGAGTCGAATAATGTGAAAGGAGACATCCAAGCGTTTGTGAGGGACATCAGCAAGTCTGTCTCTCCTGAAAAGCTCTTAGAGAAGGCTTTTGCTATCCGGCTCTTTTCCCGTAAGGAGATTCAGCTGCTTCAGATGGCGAATGAAAAGGCTCTGCAGCAGAAAGGGATCACCGTAAAACAGAAAAG ACAGAATGTTCACCTGGCTGTCCATGCAGAAAACTTCAAGTCTGAGATTGTGAGCGTGAAAGAAATGAGAGACATATGGTCCTGGATCCCAGAGAGATTTGCCCTCTGCCAACCGCTActactttataccaatcaagaacaTGGCAACAGCCTGAACAG GTTTTTTTTGCACTGTGAAGGACACGAGCCCACCCTACTTCTCATCAAAACCAGCAGCAAAGAG GTGTGTGGTGCATACTTGTCCACTGACTGGAGCGCACGGAAGAAGAGTAAGAACCAGCTGAGCTTCTTTGGGACTGGAGAATGTTTTGTATTTCGG CTGCAGCCAGAGGTGGAGCGCTATGAGTGGGTGATAATAAAACATCCGGAGCTTGCTAGAGTTtctccagcagctgaagacaatGATTCCAACTCTACCCGGGAGACTGCTGAAAGTTCTGACCCCTCCAaccgtctttcaccttttttggCTACTCGTCATTTCAACCTCCCATCCAAAACGGCCTCCATGTTTATGGCAGGGAGCATCGAGTGCATAATCATTG GTGGCGGTGATGGACAAGCTTTGTATCTGGATGCTGATTTGAATTATGGACGAACCAGTCACTGCAATACCTTCAACAATCAGCCTCTGTGCTCGGAAACCTTCCAGATTGCCACGATTGAGGTGTGGGGCTTCCAGGACAATCTAAATGAAGGCCGCTCCTCTGCGTTGCCATGA